From a region of the Candidatus Brocadia sp. genome:
- a CDS encoding helix-turn-helix domain-containing protein produces MRMTAVRMVKRGIRVEDIAEGMRLNRSTVFGWLQKYRQHGLNPTFAIRGVCNPLSQGNQGVM; encoded by the coding sequence ATGAGAATGACCGCAGTGCGCATGGTAAAACGAGGCATCCGTGTCGAAGATATTGCAGAGGGCATGAGATTGAATCGTTCTACCGTGTTTGGATGGCTCCAAAAATATCGCCAGCATGGTCTTAACCCGACTTTCGCAATTCGAGGGGTATGCAACCCGCTAAGCCAGGGAAATCAAGGAGTCATGTAA